One Ignavibacteria bacterium genomic window carries:
- a CDS encoding DUF6029 family protein → MKKFLPVFLFVFIFYSDVFSQTTIPPLNIGDLKVDASVSNLLRYGNGYEYFNTTKAPKEYFENLTDARLSINDVILGLRYEISDPIEYGVDFKGIKKRFIEYNHKIGVSLRAGDFYDIYSRGLTLNVFEERALAYDTGIDGIRLTYKNKFSDNKQNPLDFRTQIIGGDLEYRDFLVLSRVEKYKIRNVNFDFSPIKQVKFGGSYIYSLGDIPNADVTTNIKAYLPEVNMTVNLPDFEFYTGYARKHINTSPNTLYPQAISADGDGLYSSVSYTKGSVGMTLEYKNYRFDLTNPDNRSPDRPTKMLPFQNPPTAVKEHTYTLISRNPHVVNFNDEVGGQLDVLYVVNDKLTLNLNAAVASEHYEYIDSDSTSRLVFARVDRSDNFIPNFNKAFSPYWEAFVEAEYLADPKWTFKGAYCRQYSTLYNYEFPANSKIDHFTTVPLEVKYIINKTYALKLNMEQQWAYSSIRINQKSFMNQYISLNLTKSPELSLSVNAEFTNDDEEPTGKKFWAQGEALYRLNQSNTVIVSYGSERGGLKCTNGICRFVNPFEGFRLTIQSQF, encoded by the coding sequence ATGAAAAAATTCCTACCGGTTTTTTTGTTTGTTTTCATTTTTTACTCAGATGTTTTTTCTCAGACAACCATTCCCCCACTTAATATAGGTGACTTGAAAGTCGATGCTTCCGTAAGCAACCTTCTTCGTTACGGCAACGGTTATGAATATTTTAATACTACAAAGGCACCGAAAGAATATTTTGAGAATCTTACCGATGCAAGGTTATCAATAAATGACGTCATATTGGGACTGCGTTATGAAATAAGCGACCCCATTGAATATGGTGTTGATTTCAAGGGCATAAAAAAAAGATTCATTGAGTATAACCATAAAATTGGAGTATCTCTTCGCGCAGGAGATTTTTATGATATTTATTCACGGGGACTTACTCTCAATGTTTTTGAAGAGCGCGCCCTTGCTTATGACACAGGTATTGATGGAATTAGGTTAACTTATAAAAATAAATTCAGCGATAATAAACAAAATCCTCTTGACTTCAGAACGCAGATAATTGGCGGTGATTTGGAATATCGTGACTTTCTCGTTCTTTCAAGAGTTGAAAAATATAAAATCAGAAATGTTAACTTCGATTTTTCTCCTATCAAACAGGTGAAGTTTGGTGGAAGTTATATATATTCTCTCGGCGACATTCCAAACGCCGATGTAACTACAAATATCAAAGCATACCTGCCTGAAGTGAACATGACTGTTAATCTGCCTGACTTCGAGTTCTATACCGGTTATGCGCGCAAGCACATAAACACAAGCCCAAACACTTTATATCCACAGGCGATTTCTGCTGATGGCGACGGGTTGTATTCTTCCGTTTCATATACAAAAGGAAGCGTCGGAATGACTCTTGAATATAAAAATTATAGATTCGATTTAACAAACCCGGACAACAGAAGTCCTGACAGACCTACAAAGATGCTGCCGTTTCAGAATCCTCCGACAGCAGTTAAAGAACATACATATACTTTGATTTCACGTAACCCTCACGTCGTCAACTTTAACGATGAAGTCGGTGGACAGCTTGATGTTTTATATGTTGTGAATGATAAACTCACTCTTAACTTAAACGCGGCTGTTGCATCCGAGCATTACGAATATATAGACAGCGATTCAACAAGCAGACTGGTTTTCGCTCGCGTTGATAGAAGCGACAACTTTATCCCGAATTTTAATAAGGCTTTCTCTCCCTATTGGGAAGCTTTTGTTGAAGCTGAGTATCTTGCAGATCCAAAATGGACTTTCAAAGGCGCATATTGCAGACAGTATTCAACACTCTATAATTATGAATTTCCTGCAAATTCCAAAATTGACCATTTTACAACCGTTCCTCTTGAAGTGAAATATATTATTAATAAAACCTATGCATTGAAGCTGAACATGGAACAGCAATGGGCATACAGCTCTATAAGAATCAATCAAAAGAGTTTTATGAATCAATATATTTCATTAAATTTAACCAAGTCACCTGAGCTCAGCTTATCAGTAAATGCTGAATTCACAAATGACGATGAAGAACCGACGGGTAAAAAATTCTGGGCGCAGGGTGAAGCTCTTTACCGCCTGAACCAATCAAACACTGTGATTGTTTCTTATGGTAGTGAGCGCGGCGGATTGAAATGTACTAACGGTATCTGTCGTTTTGTCAATCCTTTTGAAGGATTCCGCCTGACTATTCAAAGTCAGTTTTAA